A window from Bombus fervidus isolate BK054 chromosome 12, iyBomFerv1, whole genome shotgun sequence encodes these proteins:
- the LOC139992910 gene encoding E3 SUMO-protein ligase ZBED1, with the protein MPKIRAKRSAIWLHFSIVYQNDGLNAIVRCNKCNLIVPYCKNTTNLWSHVRTHHKDVLEINSSSCKKEAEQAHATASSSSETKYKAVITSEISDALRRSSSNSTEAGEITRTLVQMIAEDVLPFSIINGKGFINFVRTLNEKYKIPKRSILISKYLPDSYARKCMEIKESLSKATCVNVAISSQENTKRSGLILATSVHFCVDRVQYHKLLRISFQSMDDKFPILRELDEIAELWQFCSKINIVTYNDTYRTMTYATHNTCFGHTLNRVAQIAMKNTKVVFDVINKCRDVVRDFKINEAVAGSQRFARNSSKILNLWGNAADCWISAYLMLNHVHELKPVLSKAFAEKDALSKWEATFETSPKIYERPNRDVPSVSEVEWNIISEIIKVLGPLHEATKELFSDLHVTISKIIPIVHGIEAALKDMDDLSADGTLFRDNLLTCFCARFKDVEESVGYAIATFLDPRYKDVAFHSKKCIENVKNILTKSNVSDDENTNSNESTIDSSQTNDENVETNILWAAFDKRVEELGVKPDNCGINCPSRHELERYINLKIINRKDDPIAWWSTTGHVMFPNLSKIAADYLCAPAYSVSNNPLFSKLQKMLFDRRVRLSDERTNMLAVIGLN; encoded by the exons ATGCCTAAAATTCGTGCGAAAAGAAGTGCCATTTGGCTGCATTTTTCCATAGTATACCAAAACGATGGATTAAACGCAATCGTCAGGTGTAACAAGTGCAATCTCATAGTGCCTTATTGTAAAAACACGACGAATCTGTGGTCGCACGTCCGCACACACCACAAAGACGTTCTCGAGATAAACTCGTCTAGTTGTAAGAAAGAAGCGGAACAAGCTCATGCAACTGCATCCAGTTCATCAGAGACCAAATACAAAGCGGTAATTACGTCAGAAATCTCCGATGCGCTGCGAAGATCGTCTTCGAATTCCACAGAAGCAGGGGAGATAACTCGAACCTTGGTACAAATGATAGCAGAAGATGTGCTTCCGTTTTCAATAATCAACGGCAAAGGATTCATAAATTTCGTGAGAACGttgaacgaaaaatacaaaataccaaAGAGAAGTATCTTGATCTCGAAATACTTACCAGACTCGTACGCGCGCAAATGCATGGAGATCAAGGAAAGTTTGTCGAAAGCGACGTGTGTTAACGTTGCGATTAGTTCGCAGGAAAATACGAAGCGCAGTGGTTTGATTCTCGCGACAAGCGTCCATTTCTGTGTCGATAGAGTCCAATACCACAAATTATTGAGGATTTCGTTCCAATCAATGGACGACAAGTTTCCCATATTACGCGAGCTCGATGAAATTGCTGAACTCTGGCAATTCTGTTCGAAAATAAACATCGTCACTTACAACGACACGTATCGTACTATGACGTACGCCACGCATAACACTTGTTTTGGTCACACGTTGAACCGTGTAGCACAGATTGCGATGAAAAACACGAAAGTTGTATTTGACGTGATAAATAAGTGCCGAGACGTTGTTCGCGACTTTAAAATTAACGAAGCTGTTGCTGGTTCGCAACGATTTGCTAGAAATTCTTCGAAAATTTTGAACTTATGGGGGAATGCGGCCGATTGTTGGATCTCCGCGTATTTAATGCTAAACCACGTGCACGAATTAAAACCTGTTTTATCGAAAGCTTTCGCGGAGAAGGATGCATTATCTAAATGGGAAGCAACTTTTGAGACGTCGCCAAAGATATACGAAAGACCTAACAGAGATGTACCATCCGTGTCAGAAGTTGaatggaatataatttctGAGATAATCAAAGTTTTGGGTCCATTGCACGAAGCGACGAAAGAATTGTTCTCTGATCTTCACGTGacaatttcgaaaataatacCTATCGTTCATGGTATAGAGGCTGCTTTAAAAGATATGGATGATTTGTCAGCCGATGGCACGTTGTTCCGTGACAATTTGTTGACATGTTTCTGTGCACGATTTAAGGACGTCGAAGAGTCGGTTGGCTACGCCATCGCCACGTTTTTGGATCCTAGATACAAGGATGTTGCGTTTCATTCCAAGAAATGTATCGAAAATGTGAAGAATATACTGACGAAATCAAACGTTTCCGACGATGAAAACACTAATTCTAACGAATCTACGATTGATAGTTCGCAAACGAACGATGAAAAtgtagaaacaaatattttatgggCGGCGTTTGATAAAAGAGTTGAGGAATTGGGCGTTAAACCTGACAACTGTGGTATTAATTGTCCATCAAGGCACGAGTTGGAGAG atatataaatttgaaaataattaacagaAAAGACGATCCGATCGCATGGTGGAGTACTACAGGCCACGTGATGTTCCCAAACCTTTCAAAAATTGCAGCCGATTACTTGTGCGCACCTGCATACTCTGTATCTAACAATCCTTTATTTTCAAAACTGCAGAAAATGTTATTTGACCGAAGAGTACGATTGTCAGACGAACGTACTAACATGCTCGCTGTAATAGGTTTGAACTAA
- the Dbo gene encoding kelch-like protein diablo, with protein sequence MVLQIDSVWGWASPPLRLQLGGSRGASGRATAGAPSSQRMGEMVVERAPSPARLSHTSEKHPRATLTELNVLRRHRELCDVVLNVGSRKIFAHRVILSACSPYFRAMFTGELAESRQTEVTIRDIDEMAMELLIDFCYTSHIIVEEANVQTLLPAACLLQLAEIQDICCEFLKRQLDPSNCLGIRAFADTHSCRELLRIADKFTQHNFQEVMESEEFLLLPVGQLVDIISSDELNVRTEEQVFSAVMNWVKYNVTERRQHLAQVLQHVRLPLLSPKFLVGTVGSDLLVRSDDACRDLVDEAKNYLLLPQERPLMQGPRTRPRKPTRRGEVLFAVGGWCSGDAIASVERFDPNTADWKMVAPMSKRRCGVGVAVLNDLLYAVGGHDGQSYLNSIERYDPQTNQWSCDVAPTTSCRTSVGVAVLDGFLYAVGGQDGVQCLNHVERYDPKENKWSKVSPMTTRRLGVAVAVLGGYLYAIGGSDGQSPLNTVERYDPRQNKWSQVSPMSTRRKHLGCAVFNNLIYAVGGRDDCMELSSAERYNPHTNSWSPIVAMTSRRSGVGLAVVNGLLYAVGGFDGTAYLKTIEVYDSEQNQWKLCGCMNYRRLGGGVGVMRAPQTENYIW encoded by the exons ATGGTGTTGCAGATAGACTCGGTGTGGGGTTGGGCGTCACCCCCGCTGCGCCTCCAGCTAGGGGGGTCTAGGGGCGCCTCGGGGAGAGCGACCGCGGGCGCCCCATCCTCACAGAGGATGGGTGAAATGGTCGTAGAACGCGCACCTTCCCCAGCCCGCCTCAGTCACACTTCAGAGAAGCATCCTCGTGCTACACTCACCGAACTCAATGTTCTTCGTCGTCATCGAGAATTGTGCGATGTTGTTCTCAATGTCGGCTCTAGAAAGATATTCGCTCACCGTGTTATTTTATCGGCGTGTAGTCCGTACTTCCG AGCGATGTTTACTGGGGAGCTGGCGGAATCTCGACAAACTGAAGTCACGATACGTGACATAGATGAAATGGCGATGGAACTATTGATAGACTTCTGTTACACTTCTCACATCATCGTCGAGGAAGCGAACGTTCAAACTCTCCTTCCAGCAGCGTGCCTTCTCCAGCTAGCAGAGATTCAAGATATATGTTGCGAGTTTCTCAAACGCCAATTAGATCCATCTAATTGTCTAGGTATACGAGCGTTTGCTGATACTCATTCTTGTCGTGAACTTTTACGAATCGCGGACAAGTTTACACAGCACAATTTTCAAGAA GTAATGGAAAGCgaagaatttcttttattgcCTGTTGGCCAATTAGTAGATATTATTTCTTCGGACGAGTTAAATGTTCGAACAGAAGAACAGGTATTTAGTGCAGTTATGAACTGGGTCAAATATAATGTCACTGAGAGAAGGCAACATTTGGCGCAAGTTCTTCAACATGTACGACTACCCCTCCTTAGCCCAAAATTTTTAGTTGGAACCGTAGGTTCTGACCTTTTAGTTCGGTCCGATGACGCATGCAGAGACTTGGTAGACGAAGCGAAAAATTACTTGCTGCTTCCTCAAGAAAGGCCGCTGATGCAAGGACCTAGAACACGACCTAGAAAACCAACCAGACGCGGTGAAGTTCTATTCGCTGTTGGAGGTTGGTGTTCTGGCGATGCAATCGCTAGCGTGGAAAGATTTGATCCTAACACTGCGGATTGGAAAATGGTGGCGCCAATGAGTAAACGAAGATGTGGTGTCGGAGTAGCTGTACTGAACGATTTGTTGTACGCAGTGGGTGGTCACGACGGACAAAGCTATTTAAATAGCATCGAACGATATGATCCACAAACGAATCAATGGTCCTGTGATGTTGCACCTACCACATCGTGTCGAACTAGCGTAGGTGTTGCAGTATTGGATGGTTTTCTTTACGCGGTAGGTGGGCAGGATGGCGTCCAATGTTTAAATCATGTTGAGAG GTATGATcctaaagaaaataaatggtCTAAAGTATCACCAATGACCACTAGAAGGCTTGGAGTAGCTGTTGCTGTGCTAGGCGGTTATTTATATGCCATCGGTGGATCTGATGGCCAGTCGCCTTTAAATACAGTAGAAAGATATGATCCGAGACAAAACAAATGGTCTCAAGTATCACCTATGTCTACAAGACGTAAGCATCTAGGCTGTGCGGTATTTAATAATCTAATTTATGCCGTTGGAGGACGAGATGACTGCATGGAACTCTCAAGTGCGGAACGGTATAACCCTCACACAAATTCTTGGAGTCCAATAGTTGCTATGACATCAAGAAGAAGCGGA gTGGGTTTAGCAGTAGTGAATGGTTTACTATATGCAGTGGGTGGATTTGATGGAACTGCctatttaaaaacaattgaAGTGTACGATTCAGAACAAAATCAATGGAAACTATGTGGTTGTATGAATTACAGAAGACTCGGTGGAGGTGTGGGAGTAATGCGAGCCCCTCAAACCGAGAACTACATTTGGTAG
- the Gp210 gene encoding nucleoporin 210, whose amino-acid sequence MFFSVLFVLFCVTSDALVHRLNVPRVLLPVFNDFAVNFTLEVTDGACYKWSTSRLDIIQLIPINENVERTCSSAILIQTITRESNRNTAIVLAEDVNNGQFLRCDVIVDVIFSLNLVTTTRELYIEEAPEAFEVRAYDEQGNEFTTLAGVEFLWSIDNADKHMSDSKANDILRFMTYQESHYETPPTIAALDVIGKKGHIVLLEGIKTGTAKVSVKLTYPEYKHVPPIEVELIVIANLIIIPSDTTVMAYDSFKYKIMQARQGRLEEITLPSSQYYLEAENPNILEIDNDRDFAYAKSLGRTKIFLHDKNVRDEYPVILPSATVNVNDVAYVMLAVLPNRNWGLILGHTHEIVVELYDNKDHKFHIGEGVEVSVKLDEHYFEPKMITQNGTYIVGVPITCGTMTVEATLNGIIDKHGRKVFIASRPTTRAELLIHTPVTIQPKVLAIPWDSKAKTRYDTVLNASGGDGSYVWSSKHPSIATISQNGGMRILTAGVTEINVAMTRNQYNKDTAKVYVLPPSKVKVIEYNMEAAVGEQIYLHIALYGRLINGTDSKEIPFSDCRDINFETYIPDGNFIQNNSNVIEPVGIACAVIAVTSVDIGTSEVTVVYNANGQYLTDNVTVSAYEPLIALHPSSKETLLTVGSLRKIVFKGGPHPWSNKPQSYSRKIQISEEKIVDVTEHADSSDKLHDIFVIEVMCRALGEVDVTYKISNVPLLPNCKSTYASETVKVICGKPRHIYLQPEFKDKNCPISNLNIERIMAHSDKNLKLITIIKDEEGRTFDNITSLRIEWNLKPSTVGSVEMPSSSIEETITDMNVILPKSYYQNVIFKKHFGTLILTATVTGYQKYILSKLKIIPEWPPFAIETERKIYETPLIETSIEVVLVNDTSVIPDKLMVLNDPTAKYYLQVNQGSGYYEFVLSSDDIAEVRYIESTKAISLIPKKSGVLHLSLIDLCLPSKPAEVVIEIQQLAIIEIETVNKIEKGKCIVAALKLYDTNGHAIKLPSLNALEFRAEIDNEYIEVKQLPASEHGNPPYNQLLYMVYGMAEGESQLIFVSKGAEKEIQSESATIQVFVPLRVFPKNLTILVGTVYQVQTTGGPSNAEIEFSTQDNDILNVGYNGIFEGKSVGQTKIIVRAIGLNAKGNKVIYSEDHADIHVLYLEGVKIVVPTSRVKVGAMFPLWAFGIPEHLTPLIIGSMQLPLTFMWSSSDSNLITLHNMYEGTGINIRYQNEVSLRAKAISPGLATIYLNVTMPSNMLAGFKGDVTYTTFIKVEIFEELRLMHLGIPFDAPVILMSPNSILKLETNRDKHGSTIYKVLSTVHGNDSVDLQALTVASKTVTIDKNGIIKAGESIGKIVISITNTEAYNLKQSITVIVEVKPIHYMMLSLKSILRIRSGEELNMLPKGMELDYILEYYDNIGTKFHAAEVDAKTILNRVDLASFTKGSENVVTAKFIENGDLVVKAYNERYPNAMFDYVHMMIGDIVFPTKTTLTVGDIVCFSMPLLSSDGDPGYWQSSAPEILTVDPITGIGRAKSIGYAVVKHSLATHMQGEIEVHIQPIAKVSIVPLRGRNITGTETFSVPVVLKSKDEQVKENNILSRGLGGCRTFSLFTLNSFPYTCNIQFVSSTSSIGIKDLFLVKPRFDIATGFYYCDVIPMGSPNIISSTLESRIQISAQSKDIEAVPLEVTYLPPVYVDAKEIIFINTHSQTIPTATLEIYGLQSVLNHLTIDVPDGMTVSARQYISKSTMQYKLRLMHNQEEIQGQKVVIVNDITKQNISLFVRVTKYENFIPLSGIHWVDYMYFHRYTFGTFAVVVITFFYIWKNKIANVDLNIKNRSVFADKCPPQLKKISTPCSSPLNSTTMSTPRSPVTPTRFTFSAFDPVYGDPRGPYSASKRNRSLNMTQ is encoded by the exons atgtttttctcGGTACTCTTTGTTCTATTTTGTGTAACATCGGATGCCTTAGTACACAGATTAAATGTCCCCAGAGTTTTATTACCAGTATTTAATGATTTTGCTGTAAATTTTACACTTGAAGTTACTGATGGTGCTTGTTATAAATG GTCAACATCACGATTAGATATTATCCAACTAATTCctataaatgaaaatgttgaGAGAACTTGTTCTTCTGCTATATTGATTCAAACAATAACGAGAGAGTCCAACAGAAATACTGCAATAGTATTAGCAGAAGATGTTAATAATGGGCAATTTTTaagatgtgacgttatagtaGATgtgatattttctttaaatcttgTGACAACTACCAGAGAATTATATATAGAGGAAGCACCAGAAGCATTTGAAGTTAGAGCATACGATGAACAAG GAAATGAATTTACTACTCTTGCTGGTGTCGAATTTCTTTGGAGCATAGACAATGCTGATAAGCACATGTCAGATTCTAAAGCAAATGATATTTTAAGATTTATGACTTATCAAGAATCACATTATGAAACTCCACCAACAATTGCCGCATTAGATGTAATTGGTAAAAAAGGACATATTGTACTGCTAGAAGGAATAAAAACTGGCACAGCAAAG GTTTCTGTGAAATTAACTTATCCAGAATATAAACATGTTCCACCAATAGAAGttgaattaattgtaataGCCAATCTGATTATCATTCCATCAGACACAACAGTTATGGCATATGatagttttaaatataaaataatgcaa gcTCGTCAAGGTCGTTTGGAAGAAATAACTTTACCATCTAGTCAATACTACTTAGAAGCAGAAAATCCtaatatattagaaattgATAACGATCGTGATTTTGCATATGCTAAATCTCTAGGACGTACCAAAATATTCTTACATGATAAAAATGTACGTGATGAATATCCCGTTATTTTACCATCTGCTACAGTTAATGTAAATGATGTAGCGTATGTAATGCTTGCTGTTTTACCCAATAGAAATTGGGGTTTAATACTTGGTCATACTCACGAAATTGTTGTTgaattatatgataataaagaTCATAAATTTCACATTGGAGAAGGTGTTGAAGTGTCAGTGAAATTAGATGAACACTACTTTGAACCAAAGATGATAACACAAAATGGCACTTACATTGTTGGTGTGCCTATCACATGTGGAACAATGACTGTCGAAGCTACCCTCAATGGTATAATTGACAAACATGGTAGAAAAGTGTTTATTGCTTCACGTCCTACTACAAGAGCTGAGCTTTTGATTCATACTCCAGTTACTATACAACCTAAGGTATTGGCAATTCCGTGGGATTCTAAGGCTAAAACAAG gtATGACACTGTACTAAACGCAAGTGGAGGAGATGGATCATACGTATGGTCAAGCAAACATCCTTCTATAGCAACAATTTCTCAAAATGGCGGAATGAGAATTTTAACAGCAGGTGTAACAGAAATAAATGTTGCCATGACAAGAAATCAATATAATAAAGACACAGCAAAAGTGTATGTATTACCTCCTTCCAAAGTAAAAGTAATTGAATATAACATGGAAGCTGCTGTAGGAGAACAGATTTATCTTCACATTGCATTATATGGAAGATTAATTAATGGAACAGACTCTAAAGAAATTCCATTCAGTGATTGTAGAGATATTAATTTTGAGACATACATTCCAGACggtaattttatacaaaacaatagTAATGTCATAGAACCTGTAGGAATTGCATGTGCCGTTATAGCAGTTACTAGCGTGGATATCGGAACATCCGAAGTAAcggtagtatacaacgctaacGGTCAATATTTGACTGACAACGTTACTGTGTCGGCCTATGAACCTTTAATAGCATTACATCCAAGTAGCAAGGAAACTTTATTAACAGTGGGTTCATTGAGAAAAATAGTTTTTAAAGGTGGACCCCATCCATGGTCTAACAAGCCTCAAAGTTATTcgcgaaaaattcaaatatctgAGGAAAAAATTGTTGATGTAACAGAACATGCAGATTCTTCAGATAAATTACACGATATATTCGTTATTGAAGTAATGTGTCGTGCCCTTGGAGAGGTGGatgtaacatataaaatttcaaatgttcCTCTACTGCCAAACTGTAAAAGTACATATGCATCTGAAACAGTAAAAGTGATTTGTGGTAAACCTAGACATATTTATCTTCAACCTGAATTTAAGGATAAGAATTGTCCTATCAGCAATCTTAATATAGAAAGGATAATGGCACACAgtgataaaaatttgaagcTTATTACGATAATAAAAGATGAAGAAGGCAGAACATTCGATAATATTACGAGTTTACGAATTGAATGGAATTTAAAACCCTCGACTGTAGGTTCTGTAGAAATGCCTTCTAGTTCTATAGAGGAAACAATCACGGATATGAATGTTATTTTACCAAAAAGTTACTATCAAAAtgtcatttttaaaaaacattttggCACTCTTATATTAACAGCTACAGTTACGGgttatcaaaaatatatattaagtaaattaaaaataattcccgAATGGCCACCATTCGCAATTGAGactgaaagaaaaatctaTGAAACGCCTCTTATAGAAACTTCTATAGAAGTAGTTTTAGTCAATGATACCTCTGTTATCCCTGATAAATTAATGGTATTAAATGATCCTACTGCAAAATATTACTTGCAAGTGAATCAGGGTTCTGGATACTACGAATTTGTATTAAGTTCAGATGATATTGCAGAAGTTCGATATATAGAGTCAACAAAAGCAATTAGTCTCATTCCAAAAAAATCTGGAGTACTTCATTTATCATTGATAGATCTTTGTTTACCTTCAAAACCAGCTGAAGTTGTAATTGAAATACAACAACTCGCCATAATAGAGATAGAAACAGTGAATAAAATCGAAAAGGGAAAGTGCATAGTAGCTGCATTGAAACTTTATGACACGAATGGCCATGCTATAAAATTGCCATCTTTGAATGCTTTAGAATTTAGAGCAGAAATTGATAACGAATACATAGAAGTTAAACAATTACCTGCTAGTGAACATGGCAATCCTCCTTATAATCAACTATTGTATATGGTATATGGAATGGCAGAAGGTGAATCTCAATTAATTTTCGTCAGCAAAGGGGCCGAAAAGGAGATACAGAGTGAATCAGCAACTATCCAAGTCTTTGTTCCTTTAAGAGTTTTTCCAAAAAATCTAACAATACTAGTAGGGACTGTTTATCAAGTACAAACAACAGGAGGTCCATCAAATGCAGAAATTGAATTCTCTACACAGGATAATGATATTCTGAATGTTGGCTATAATGGTATATTTGAAGGAAAATCAGTTGgacaaacaaaaattattgttagAGCCATTGGTCTTAATGCTAAAGGCAATAAGGTTATTTATTCTGAGGATCATGCTGATATACATGTATTGTATCTTGAAGGAGTTAAAATTGTTGTGCCAACAAGTAGAGTAAAAGTGGGTGCTATGTTTCCACTTTGGGCATTTGGTATCCCAGAACATTTAACTCCTCTTATTATAGGTTCTATGCAATTACCACTAACTTTTATGTGGTCATCTAGTGattctaatttaataacattGCATAATATGTATGAAGGTACTGGAATTAACATTAGATACCAAAATGAGGTATCTTTGAGAGCCAAAGCAATTAGTCCTGGATTGGcaactatttatttaaatgttacaaTGCCATCTAATATGTTAGCTGGTTTTAAAGGCGATGTAACATATACTACATTtataaaagttgaaatttttGAGGAATTGCGTTTAATGCATTTGGGAATACCTTTTGATGCACCAGTGATACTAATGTCTCCAAATTCTATCttaaaattagaaacaaaTCGTGACAAGCATGGTTCAACTATTTATAAAGTATTGTCTACTGTACATGGAAATGATTCAGTAGATTTACAGGCTTTAACAGTTGCATCTAAAACCGTCACTATTGATAAAAATGGCATCATAAAAGCTGGTGAAAGTATTGGAAAAATAgttatttctattacaaatacTGAAGCCTATAATTTGAAACAATCAATAACTGTTATTGTTGAA gtCAAGCCTATTCATTATATGATGTTGtctttaaaatcaattttacgaATTCGGAGTGGAGAAGAATTAAATATGTTACCCAAGGGTATGGAATTGGATTATATTCTTGAATATTATGATAATATTGGAACAAAGTTTCATGCTGCTGAGGTTGATGCTAAGACTATATTAAATCGGGTTGATCTCGCATCATTTACTAAAGGTTCCGAAAATGTAGTTACtgcaaaatttattgaaaatggaGACCTTGTTGTAAAAGCATACAATGAAAGATATCCTAATGCAATGTTTGATTATGTACATATGATGATTGGTGATATAGTTTTCCCCACAAAG aCTACACTAACAGTGGGCGATATAGTATGCTTTTCAATGCCACTTTTATCTTCTGATGGTGATCCAGGTTATTGGCAATCTTCTGCTCCTGAAATATTAACTGTAGATCCTATTACAGGAATAGGTCGAGCAAAAAGTATCGGTTATGCAGTAGTAAAACATAGTCTTGCAACTCACATGCAAGGTGAAATAGAAGTTCACATCCAACCTATTGCAAAG GTATCAATTGTCCCACTAAGAGGTCGAAATATTACTGGAACTGAAACTTTTAGTGTTCCTGTTGTACTTAAAAGCAAAGATGAACAAGTCAAAGAAAACAATATCCTATCTAGAGGCTTAGGTGGTTGTAGAACATTTAgtttatttactttaaattCATTTCCCTATACCTGTAATATACAATTTGTTTCATCAACTTCATCTATCGGAATAAAAGACCTGTTTCTTGTCAAACCGCGATTTGATATTGCAACTG GATTTTATTATTGTGATGTAATCCCAATGGGTTCTCCAAACATAATTTCTAGTACACTAGAAAGTCGTATTCAAATAAGTGCACAAAGTAAAGACATTGAGGCTGTGCCTTTAGAAGTTACGTATCTTCCTCCTGTCTATGTTGATgccaaagaaattatttttattaatacccATTCTCAAACCATTCCAACAGCAACACTTGAAATATATGGGTTGCAATCTGTATTAAATCATCTTACT ATTGATGTACCAGATGGAATGACTGTAAGTGCTCgacaatatatttcaaaatctaCAATGCAATACAAACTGCGTTTGATGCATAATCAGGAAGAAATCCAAGGTCAAAAAGTTGTTATTGTAAATGACATTACAAAGCAAAATATATCC CTTTTTGTACGtgtaacaaaatatgaaaatttcataccATTATCTGGAATCCATTGGGTAGATTATATGTACTTCCATCGTTATACATTCGGAACATTTGCTGTTGTTGTAATTACTTTCTTCTACA TATGGAAGAATAAAATAGCAAATGTTGATTTAAACATAAAGAATAGATCAGTTTTtg CTGATAAATGTCCACcacaattaaaaaagattagTACTCCATGTTCATCTCCGTTAAATAGTACGACTATGTCAACTCCAAGGAGTCCAGTTACGCCAACAAGATTTACATTTTCTGCGTTTGATCCTGTATATGGTGATCCTCGTGGTCCTTATTCGGCAAGTAAACGAAATAGGTCCTTGAATATGAcacaataa